A segment of the Bacteriovorax sp. PP10 genome:
GTTCCTTCAGGAAAGCATTCCAGAACTTTCTGAGAGTAAAGATGCATGTTTTGCGAAAGGATCTGTCTGATCTTTCGAAGATGGCGGTCATAGTTACTGTTTTTTAAGTGATCAGCAATGGCCATCTGTGCAGCTGAATTGGCCGATACTGTGTTGGAGAATCTTAACATCTCAATTCTATCTGAAATTTTCGCCGGAGGAATGATCCATCCAATTCGAAATCCAGGAGCAAGTGTTTTAGAAAAAGAAGAGCAGTAAATAACCTGGTCTTTTTTATCAAAAGATTTTAATGAGCGAGGTCTATTGCCTTCAAATTGTAATTCAGCATAAATATCATCTTCAATAAGAGTTACATTATGTTTATAACAAAGCTGAATGAGCTTCTGCTTATTTTCATCACTCATAAGACTTCCAAGAGGATTGGAAAACGAGGGAGTGATAAGAAGTGCCTTGATGGTAAATTTGTTAAGCTTCTCTTCAAAGTCATTCAGATCAAGGCCGGATTGGGATGAAGAAGAAAGTTCTAAAATTTGAAGTCCTAAGCTTTCAATTGCATGAATATGGCCATGATAAGTAGGACTTTCGACAGCGACAACATCACCAGGTTTTGTGACGGCCTTTAAGGCAAGATTGATGGCCTCCATGCAACCAGTAGTGATCTGAATGGCCTCGGCACTTATGTCACAACCCATCTCGATTGATCTTTTAGCGAGCTCTTGTCTTAACTGCCAATTGCCAGCACCAAATTCGTAGTTCACACACTCAGGCCCTTTTTCTCTTGCGACTTTTATTAAAGAGCGCTGCAAGCTTTCCATCGGAAGCATAGTGTGAGGAAAAACAGCGGCGCCAAGTGGGGCCAGCGTTTTATCACCGCATGCGCGGATAACATCAAGATAAGTATTATTAGTTTGAATAAAACGTGGAGCAGAGGTGGGTCTGGTTTTTATTCCTGCTTCATTAAGATAAGGACGAATTTTTACATAATAACCAGACTGAGGTTTTGCTTCAAGAAAACCAAGCTGCTCTAAGAGTTGATACGATTGAATAACAGTAGAGACACTGACATTTAATTTTTTACTAAGCGTTCTCATTGAAGGAATTTTAGAGCCTGGAAGATAGGTTCCTTCACTGATCCACGACTTTATTCTGTCTGCGATCTGTATATATAAATGATTTTTATCAACGGATGTATCAAGTGTTTCCATGTATTGATTTTCTCATAGGTCGCTGAAAATGCCGTATACAGTTGCTATAAAAATCAACCGTAACAGTTTTTGAAATTATAACTGTTATGGTTACAAATATCAATTTCTGAATCTGTATTGGTTTTTTAAAAAGGAGCATAATGTCTTTAAAGTGACTTGGAGGTATCGATGAAAACAGATCAATTAAATAAGCAAGAATCTAAGGCAGTTTGTCTGGAAGCAAATCAAATTGTCAGTTTTAAAAGGCCGCAAAACCTTTTTATCACCAGTGGAAAAGTTTGGGTTACGATTGCAGGTGATTCACAAGATTACATCTATACTGAAGGGCAGTCGGTGAAATTACCTCGTGATAAACACACCGTTGTTCAGGCCTTAGGTAAAGCGAGCTTCTGGTTTTAAAAAAAGATTACTGAGTATGACTTAATGATTAAGGAATCACTAAGGTTGTATCCATGTAAAATTGATTTAAATCATCACTTCATTACATAGTAATGTCTGCTTTAGTATTTTCAACCATAACAAGGAGAGAGGTATGGTTACAACTAAAGCAGGGCTTAAAGCATTACTAACGCCAGATGAATGTGTTCTTGTTTTAATCGATCATCAAGCTTTTCAATTCACAAATCTTCATAGTCATGAGCCGACTATGGTTGTGAACAATGTTGTTGCTTTGGCGAAAGCTGCAAAAGTTTTTAACATTCCAACTATTCTCACTACGGTATTGGAAGAGCGCGGTGGATTTTTACTAAAGCCACTTCAAGATGTTTATCCTGATCAAAAACCAATCAATCGAACATTTATTAATACCTGGGAAGATAAAAAAGTTACAGATGCTGTTAAAAAAACAGGTAGAAAGAAAATTATCATGGCCGCACTTTGGACAGAGATCTGTCTTGCTATGCCTGTTATTCAGGCACTGGGAGAAGGTTATGAAGTTTATATCGTTACAGATGCATCAGGTGGCGTATCACTTGAAGCCCACGAAATGGCCGTTCAGCGTATGATGGCGGCAGGTGCTGTGCCTATGACATGGATGGCGGTAGCAGGTGAGCTTCAGAGGGATTGGGCACGTGAAGAGACTGGAGAGCTATTCGCACAGATTTTAACTGAGCATGGTGGAGCTTCTGGAATTGCTTTTAATTGGGAAATGCAACTTCTGCAAACCAATGCAAGACCAGAGACGAAAGCTAAGCTCAGTCCAGAAGCTAGAGTTCATTAATTTTTTAAAGGAGACATGAAAATGTCTCCTTATTCACCTGACTTTATAAACTCCGCAACGAATTCATTTTTCGGTGAGTTCTGAATTTCTTCAGGAGTTCCAACTTGTTGAATTTTTCCTTTATTCATAACCACTATTCGATCACTCATTTGAAAAGCTTCTTTTTGATCGTGAGTCACATAGACCATTGTGAGTTTAAATTCCTGCTGAATTTTCCTGATGTCCTTTCTCATTTTCTCTCGCAGTTTTGCATCGAGATTTGAAAGTGGCTCATCTAATAATAAAATCCTTGGTCTCATAACCAGTCCTCTGGCAAGAGCGACTCTTTGTTGCTGACCGCCTGAGAGTTCGTGGGATTTTCTCAGCTCTAAACCTTGAAGTTCAACTACATTTAAAATGTCCATGACACTTTCATAGATTTTTTCTTTGGACATCTTTTTAAATTTTAAAGGGTAGGCGACATTTTCAAAAACATTCATGTGCGGCCATACAGCGTAGGATTGAAAAACCATTCCCACATTACGTTTTTCTGGAAGCAGAAATGTTTTACTTGTCGGATCTGAAACAATCTCATTATCAAAGAAAATTTTTCCGTGAGTATTCTCTTCAAGGCCCGCGATCATTCTTAGTGTCGTCGTTTTTCCACATCCAGATGGACCTAAAAAACTTATAAACTCAGCATTTTGAATTTCTAAATTAAAATCTTCCACGGCCCATGCATTTTTTGCATAAAGTTTTCCGACATTTTCAAAACGTACATGACTCATAGACCATACCTGCCCTTCGAGAGGGTTTTAAGAGTAAAATTTAAAATAAGAATAAACGAGATGACGATCACTGAGAGCACAGAGGCCCCGCCGCCGCCGACATCTGAGTATTCTTGAAATTGAAAAATAAGAGGACCAATTGTATCAAGACCAGGGCCAGTTAAAAGAATCGTCATTGTTAATTCACTGATGACCGGCATGAAAACTAAAAAGGCCGATGCCATAAGTGCAGTTGAAAGTAGTGGCCAGTAAATCGTGCGCATGATGGCCCACCAGCCAGCACCTGAGATACGTGCAGCTTCTTCGAGTGAAGGATGGATTTGTTGATATCCATCTCCGATGGTTTTTATACTTAAGCTCATATATTTGATTATGTAAGCAAGCAGGATAATCCAAAGCGTATTGTATAAGCTTGGGCCAATTCCAAAAAATCCACGGCTAAAAGATAAGATCAATGCCAAGGCCAGGACAGTTCCTGGAGTCGAAAAAGGAATACTGACAGCAATACTTCCGAAAGTTCGGCCGAACCATTTTGTTCTGGTTAGAAAGTAATTAAAGAAAAAAGAAAAGACAGTGCAAATAATCGCAGCTGATAATCCTAAGAATAGTGATTGTGAAAGAGCGCGCACAGTTTCTTCTGTTTCAAAGAGCACCCTGGTGAAATTAGAAAAACTTAGTTGTAGTAAATTCCATGATCCCTGCACTGGGCTTAGGGATGAAAGAAGTACTCCAAAGATAGGAACGATTAAAATAACGAAAAGCAGAGCTGACATTGTGATTAAGACAGGGATCTTCCATGAATTAAGTGGAACAAGAGAAGGCCTTGCCGACTTTCCACCTACTGTGTAGTTCTTATTTAATCCTAAGAAATACTGTGATCCATATAATAAAACCAGTGTTGAAAAACCAAGGATTGCAGAAACCGCAATACTCATTTGCATGCCATCTGCCGTTCCCATTCTTTGGTAAGTGTAGATCTGAGTGGTCATTAAATAAATGCGGGCAGGCCCGCCAATAAGAGCTGGAACACCAAAGCTTGCAGCAGTAGCAAGGCATGAAAGAATGAATCCATTGATCATGGCCGGTTTTAAGAGTGGTAGAGCGATATCAATGAAAACGCGGAGACCATTGGCACCAGAAAGTCTTGCCGCTTCTTCCAGTGATGAATCCATACGATCGAGAATCGTCAGTGCGGTTAGAAGAACAAAAGTAAAAAGGAAACTGGTTTCAACCCAGACCAGTCCCCAGAATGTATAAATATTTAAATGCAGTCCAAACCATTGGTTGAGAACACCACTTGTCGGATTTGCCAGAATAATCCAGCCAATCGCTCCTACAAAGGGAGGAATCGCATAGGGAAGACAGAACCATGAACGAAAGTTCTTTTTCATGGGAAGGTCTGTGCGAGTCAGAATCCATGATAAGGGAATTCCTAGAATCAAACACAATAACCCAACACTCCCGGAAACTAGAATTGTATTCTTAATCGCTTTGAGAGTGTTTTCATTACTTAGGACAGAAGTGTAGTCTTTTAATTTTGGAATCAAAAAGAGATAGGCCTGAGGTGCAATAAAAAAACATGCAATTAAAATCAGGCCTAGAATATAAAAAACTTTTTTCATTAAAATACGATCTTAGAGAATTGATCTTTAATTTGCTCTCTCGTTTTCATTGTTTCAGAAATAAATTCTGGAGACCATGGTTGAGCAGTTTTTAATAGATCACTTAATGCCGGAGCCCCTTTTGGTTCTGTGTGCCCTGGAATCGTTGCATACATGAAAGACTGAACCATTGCTTCTTGTCCAACTTGTGCGAACATCCAGTCAGCAATTTTCTTTGTCGCTGCCTGGTCTCCTTCTTTTTTTACGATGGCCAGAACGTTGGCCTGGATAACGGCACCATCACTTGGAATGATTGTTTTAATTCTTGGGTCGCTTTCAGTCAGACGTAAAAGGTTTTCAAGAAGCACGATTCCTACCGGGCGCTCTTTACTTTGAAGACGACGGATAACACCAGAGTTTCCACCTTCAGCAATGAAGTTATTCTTTCTTAGAGCTTTGAAGTAATCCCATCCGTATTCTTTTACCAGGAAGGCCACTGTTGTGAAGCTTGTACCAGATGCAAGAGGGCTTCCAGAAGAAGCTTTGTCTTTCCATTTTGCTTCAGTTAATTCTTTAAATGATTTTGGTGCGTCTTTTTCTGAAACTGATTCAGAGTTATAGGCCATGACCATAACTGGTAGGCTTACTGCTGTATAGAATCCTTCAGATTGTTTAAAAGAAGCTTCAACTTTTTCAGTACCTGCTGGTTTGTATGAAAGCAGAACGCCTTGAGCGCCCATATCTTCATACCAGAAGCGATCAGATGAAATAAGGATATCTGCTTGAATGCTTCCTGCCAGTTTTTCGGCCTGAACTTTTGCTGCTACTTCTTCAGAGCCAGCTTGGTAAAATTGAACATCAATATTAGGAAAATCTTTTTCCATTTTCTTCTTTAAGTCATTAACAGTGTCTTTGTATAAAGAAGTGTAAATCCATACTTTCGCTTTATCTTCTTTTTTGGCACAACCAAAAGAAACAACGAAAATTAAAATCAGTAATAAGACATTTCTCATTTTTTAGCTCCAGCTTTTTTATTTTTTAAAAATGTTTGTTTTGCAAGTACGGCCTGATCAGCAAAATCAGAGAATAATCCATCTACACCTAGTTCAAAAAATTGCAGGTATTCTTTTTGAGGGTCACCTTGATAATCTTTTAACAGGTATTGAGCTTCGCTTCTAAATGTATAAGGGTGAACTTTTAATCCCAGAGCGTGAGCATCCTGAATTAAAGTCGTTGGTGGCTGCATTTCACCTTTATCGTTAGCAGGAACGATGTAGCGTTTATAAGGGCCAATTCCATAAACTGTAGCACTTAATTCTTTCAACGACTCTGGTTTTACCATGTCCTGGTATGTTCTCTTATCTCCACTTGCCACATGATCAAATGGTATTAGCTCAGGATCATCTATTAAATAAATGAGTGGTAAAGAAGTCAGTTTTTTGATCTGCTTTAGATTCGCTAGTTCGAAAGATTGAATGAAGACAGGTGAATTCTTTTTATTGAATCCTTGAGCAGTCAATTCTTTTACGAGAGCTGTTTCTAGTGGCAAACCAATGCTCTGGAAATAAGTAGGGTGTTTCGTTTCAACATAAACTCCAACTTTTCGTTTTTGTTTTTTTACGAAAGCTAAAATCTCTTTAAATGTTGGAACGTCGAATTTTCCATCGAAAGAGTGATCTCTAAATTCCAGTCTTTCTTTTGCTTTGAGTGTTTTGATTTCTTTTAAAGTGAAGTCTTCAATGAACCATCCAGTGATTTCTTTTCCATCAACTTTTTTGGTTGTTTTTCTATCGGGGAAAATTTCTGCGACATTTGTTGTGCCTGAGATTTCATTTTCATGACGGGCCATTAAAACACCGTCTTTAGTCATTACTAAATCGGGTTCGATATAATCAGCACCCATTTTAATCGCAAGCTCGTATGAGGCGATGGTATGCTCAGGGCGATAACCACAAGCTCCACGGTGACCTACAATGAGTGGTGACTCAAAGGCCTTAAGGGTTGGGCTAAAGAGAGTCGATAAAAATAGCATTGAGCAGACAGTCCATTTTTTAGCGGCCATAAACACCAACTTTTTTTAAAATTTAGAAGTGATTTCATAGCAATTTTTAATCGGTTGAGGTGGGACGTCAAGTTTGACGGATGTTTTAATGAAAATCAAATAATCGACGACGCGTTACTTCCATTCATATTTGAAAGTGAAAAGGAAACTTGGCTTCGCTGATTTTAATTCAGATTCAAAGCGTCCTGCACCAACGACATAATTCGTATGCCCATTCTGTTTCTTAAGTAGAAGATACTGTCCATTTTGATTTCCATCACCTTTTTGAAGTTCAACATTTTGAATCAAAACTCCAGTGAACCAAGCGTCAGTAATAGGAGTACCAACAATTGCTTCAATTTGATTGGCGATTTCTTTATTGGGAGAAATAAGAGTGTAAGTTGAAGGGTCTACCAATTTTTGACTTTTATCGTCTTTGTTATCGTAGAAAGCTTTGGTGAATTTAAGATTTCCCATGATCGCAGAAACTTTAAAAAGGGCATTAATGCTCACATCAGTTGAGTTCAAGCTCCCAATGCAATTATTGTATCTACAGCTGTCATCATCAAAATTCGTAAATCTTCTCAGAAGTTTTCTGGCAACACTAAGTTTAATGAAAGTCACAGGTGCGAATTCTAATTCTGCTTTTCCACCATAAGTGGAAGGTGAAACCTCTGTGCTGATTTTAGGTCTAATGGCCCCTTCCAGAGGAGAGTCTGATTCGCCCCATAGTGAAAACTTGTAGGCCACTGTAGGAGTGACTGAGAGTCCCGACGAGTAAGAGCGAGCTGCTGAGTCGAGAGTGTATTCAAGTTCATTTGCATGAAGAGCTGAGCTGATAACTAGTAATGTCGTGATGAAAAAAGAGCGCATATTTAGTCCTGAAATATTATTTACTACATTCATAAGAAGAGTAACTTCAGGCCTTTAAATGAGCAATGAATAAGTCATGAATTTCCCGAACACATGTTTGATTGGAAGATATCAGTTACACATGAGTGCCACTAATGATGGCCATAAAAAGATAAAGCTTCTAAGTTCACTTCTTCTGTTATTCATCACTTAAAAAATGCTGGAATTTTTTAAGTAGTGGCTATATATGAAAAGTCTAAAGTTAGTACTAATTGTTTTTTGATCTCAAATTATAATTAGAGAATGAAAACAATAATTATTAATTTTACCAATAGAAAGGACAAAGAATTAATCTTTAAAGTGGCCCTGCTTTCTACGCTGGCAGTAGGCGTGTATCTTCAAAGACCAAAAAATTTAAAAATAGAGGCCATAAAGATAAACAGTATCTACAATGACAATTATGGTGATTTTGATAGGGAGAATATCCCGAATAAACCACCAGTGATTGCGAAGATGATTTCAGCTTTGAAACCTGGACTTAGTTCTGCCGAAAGACATGATGTGGCCATGAAGATTCACCATGCCCTAAAGAAGCATAATATTGCTCCACAGATTGTCGTGGCCATCATCGATACAGAAAGTAGTTTTACCCAGAATTTGGTCTCATCGACGGGCGATTTGTCTATGGCACAAGTCAACGTGGAAATTTGGAATAAAGAGTTTCAACGCATGAATTTAGAGTTAATAGATGTAGAAAGAGTGAAAACAGATGAAGTGTACTCTCTGGAGAAAATGGCACAGATTTTAGAGATTCTCAAAACACGTTATGAGAAAAAAGATCGTAGATGGTACGCTCGTTATCATTCGAAAACGAAAAAGCATAAACGAGTTTATCTTGCGAAACTTGAATCTCGAATGAAGCGCCTGGAAAAATTAAATCTTGCGCTTAAGAAGCCAACCGAACCACGTCTGGTTGCTCAGGTTAACTAATAATCTTATTTCGATTTTTAAAGCGACGAATAATGATAGGGATGATGACCATACAACCTAAAATGATAAGTGTTGTCGTTGTCCCATCTCCTAAAAGGTTATTCAGCCATAAAGTAGAAACCATCAACAGAGTGAAAAACATCATATCGCCGGCAATGGCGATCATCCATCCACTAATAAAACCATGTCCGGCCGCAACTGCGACTGCTCGTCCTGTCATTGGGTCTACGCCAAAGGCAATAAGGATAAGAGCGAATGGACCTGTATTGTTACCATAATGCTCTGTCGTTTTTTTAACCATCGCTTTAAAGGCTAAACTCAAGCGCTCCATTGAAGGTTTGTTTTTCCCAAGTTTGATAAAGAGAATCAGAAGAGGCTCAAACACACAGGCGAGTATGATATCAGAGATGAAGTACAAAAACATCATCATGGGCCAGCCAATGCCGTACTTGCGGGCAAGAATAACTCCCGCGGGAATTCCTCCACCGATAGGAACCAGGAAAATAGCTAGGACTTTCCATAGATGCGGTAGAGAATTGGGGTTGGTCATTGCGATGTTCATGTTGCCTTAGTTTTTTAAATTGCTAAACTTATGATATTGGCAGGACAGGGAATAATCCACAAGAATTCAAGGTGAAAGATGACTCGACCAGATTTTATCAAAAATGTTTCAGAATTAATCACAAATGAATCGTTTTCTTATCCGGGTGATACTGAAACGTTTGGTACTGGTGCGGCCATGGGAAGAAAGCTGGGGCTTAAGAAGATTGGTGTGAACTACGAAATCTTACAACCAGGGGATCGTTCCTCGTGGCCACATGCTCATTCACATGATGAAGAGTTCATTCATATTCTCGAAGGGCATCCTGAAATGTGGATTGACGGCCATATTTATCAGCTGGCGCCTGGAGATTGTGTAGGATTGCCACCAGGAACCGGTCATGCGCATACACTCATTAACAATTCAGACAAAGAAGTGAGGGCCATCGTTATAGGTGATGCTGAAGGTCAGGAGGACAAGATTTTTTATCCTCTTCACCCTAATCGAAACCAGGAAATGAAGGAAAAGGGCTTCTTTTGGGATAACCATCCAGTGCACAAGCAGGGTGACCATGATGGTTTTAGTGATAAAAAACGAGTTAAGTAAGGGCAAAATTGTGATATATAGCTCTATAAATAATAACTAAGCAGGAGATACATATGACTTCAACTAAAGAAGTAAAAGCAAATAGTGAAGAAACTCACGACCACGATCATGGACACGTTCATGGGCCAAACTGCAATCATGGTCACAGTCACGAAGCTCTAAAGCCTATCGTTCGTGATGCTCCCAAAGTAGGTCGTAATGATCCTTGTATTTGTGGAAGCCAGAAAAAATATAAAAAGTGCTGCGGTAATTAAGTTCTTTATAGGTCGAGGCTTTACCAGTCTCGGCCTATTGTTCAGTGGGTCTACCTTACTTTTTATTAGAGAAAAGTAAGAAACGGTTTCTTCATCTTCCATGTTCTCATTTTATTTCTCCAAATAACGTTCAAACTCCCAATAAAATTTTGACCTAAATAAACTGATGATCCATACTAGCTATAGATTATTTAATTAAAAATAGAACTGTGATTATAGTGATATTTATATTTTTAACGGGAGATTTTAAATGGCATCTAAAAAACCAGTTGCTAAGAAGAAAGTAGCAGCTAAGCCTGCTGCAAAGAAAGCTGCAAAAAAAGTAGTAGCTAAACCTGCTGCCAAAAAAGCTGCAAAAAAAGTAGTAGCTAAACCTGCTGCCAAAAAAGCTGCAAAAAAAGTAGTAGCTAAACCAGCTGTTAAAAAAGTTGCAAAAAAAGTAGTAGCAAAACCTGCTGCTAAAAAAGCTGCAAAAAAAGTAGTAGCTAAACCAGCTGCTAAAAAAGTTGCAAAAAAAGTAGTGGCAAAACCTGCTGCTAAAAAAGCTGCAAAAAAAGTAGTAGCAAAACCAGCTGCTAAAAAAGTTGCAAAAAAAGTAGTGGCAAAACCAGCTGCTAAAAAAGTTGCAGCAAAAGTAGTAGCAAAACCAGCACCAGCTCCAAAGGCCCCAGTTGCTAAGGCACCTGTAGCAAAAGCTGCTCCTGTAAAAGCAGCTACTCCAGCTCCTAAGAAAGTTGAAGCGAAAGTTGTTGTTCCTGCAAAAAAAGAAATCGCTAAGAAGTCTCCGACTACAAAAGCACCAGCTGTTGTAGATCATGAAGCTCCAAAGCCTCTTGTGAAAAACGATTTCCTTAACTTAAAGATTGCGAAGAGCATGCACGAAAACCCACCTCTTTATGATTACAAAGAAGAAGATGAAGTAGAGCATGAGCCTCTAACTCCGATCGTAAGAGAAACTCCAAAGGTCGGTCGTAATGAACCATGTCCTTGTGGAAGTGGATTAAAGTATAAAAAATGTCATGGTAAAATTTAAGCTTTGATATATAAAAAAGGCCGATTTATGATCGGCCTTTTTTTTTGCTTAATTATTGAACTAACGTCAGATTCGCACGCGACTTTCTAAACACCGTCAAATCCAACAAGTAACGATCGTACTTATCACCATGATACATGCTAGAAATTTTTGTCACAGGCGCATTGATATTGTACTGGAACATCGTCATCGAAGAGATAATTCCGGCACGAGATAGAGAAGAGGGGCTACTTCCAAATTGGTGAGGTTGCACATTCAATTCCTCCATAACGGCCTGTTTCGGAATGGCCGCAATGATAGCGTAGTCTCTGTTTAATACTTCTAAAGAGTAATCACAGTTTTGATCGAATAAGTGAGTGCACTCGTCAAAGAAGTAAGTGAACATTTTCTGAACTGATGTATGTCCGGTTAATCTGCTTTTTAGAAAATGGTTATCAGTCACAAAGGGAGTCGTTTGCCCCATCAGGACAAAGTCATTATCGCTAAATTTAAATGTCGACTGGATATAAGTCGCAATATCTGAAACTAAAAAGATATTTGCTTTATGTTTATCGTTCAGTAGAAATTCTTCTGATAGTTGGAACTTCCTTAGAACGTTCACTTTTGCCCTAGGGCCGCGTACTTGTTCTAAGTAGTGCATGATGCTCATGATGGGCTTAGTCTGGCTGTAGCTGGCGTGAGTGTAGCGATCCAGTAGTGCTGTCGTTTCCGATCCTGCCTTTAATTTAAAATCTTTTTTAAAGAGGTCTTCAAAGTGAAAATTGAACTTTTCAGCAAAAACGAAGGCCACGTCCAGTGGAAGCAGGGAAGTCGACCCACGAATCTTTAAATAGTCTTTTAAGTCCATTTGAAGTTCTTTGGCGAACTGAGCGTCATCGAGGAGTTGGTTGTCTTTTACTTTTTCGATATTGCGCCAGAAGATCTGGCTTTCATTAAGAGGCATAGGTCACTTTCCATCTTTGGTCTTTTTTGACTTCATGAATGTGAGGTGTCGCACCCTTAATATTTTTTGTAGATTTTAAAACATGGAATGGGTAGAGAAAATTATAGTTCATGATCAGCTCTGAATTCTCCAGAGGGTGAATCAATTGCTGGCCTTTTTTATTCAGGTTGATAAAGTACTCGCCATTTGTCCCATCGAATTCATAGACAAGAATACTTTCGTTACTTTTATTAAGAATTGAAAAGATATCTGAAGAACCAGATGAAGCAAGTTCATGCTGTTCTCTTCCAAGTGAATGCTCAAAATTTAAGTTTAATAATGAAACTGATTTAGCATTGATTTTATTTTCATTTAAAAATGAAAAGAAAGTGTCCACAAACTCAGAAGTTAAAGGGTGATTTAAGATATAGAAAAGCTCTTTGCTGATCTTGTTATCTTTTAAAAAACTCTCGAATGACTTCGCATGATTGAGCATTAAGAAATCATATAAAGGACGAATTTTTTTTACCG
Coding sequences within it:
- a CDS encoding helix-turn-helix transcriptional regulator, coding for MNKSINNSVCVLFKATRKFHRLQQTEFAAILGVTQGTISKIEAAVMAPDLSLWFNFLKSFDIQDPYCFTYVALELNEAAFLKLKTEGSPLVPTFDYKKDDCLFTVKKIRPLYDFLMLNHAKSFESFLKDNKISKELFYILNHPLTSEFVDTFFSFLNENKINAKSVSLLNLNFEHSLGREQHELASSGSSDIFSILNKSNESILVYEFDGTNGEYFINLNKKGQQLIHPLENSELIMNYNFLYPFHVLKSTKNIKGATPHIHEVKKDQRWKVTYAS
- a CDS encoding SEC-C metal-binding domain-containing protein, with product MASKKPVAKKKVAAKPAAKKAAKKVVAKPAAKKAAKKVVAKPAAKKAAKKVVAKPAVKKVAKKVVAKPAAKKAAKKVVAKPAAKKVAKKVVAKPAAKKAAKKVVAKPAAKKVAKKVVAKPAAKKVAAKVVAKPAPAPKAPVAKAPVAKAAPVKAATPAPKKVEAKVVVPAKKEIAKKSPTTKAPAVVDHEAPKPLVKNDFLNLKIAKSMHENPPLYDYKEEDEVEHEPLTPIVRETPKVGRNEPCPCGSGLKYKKCHGKI